A genomic segment from Triticum dicoccoides isolate Atlit2015 ecotype Zavitan chromosome 1A, WEW_v2.0, whole genome shotgun sequence encodes:
- the LOC119292918 gene encoding uncharacterized protein LOC119292918 isoform X1 gives MLAATAACRAPARPLPAARPGSSYLLGSVLLPKRTAPAARRRGRSAAVRCGLLPVDPWAPGVDSQSIASQLFAVSLFPYLGFLYFMTRSKTAPGLTLFGFYFLLAFVGATVPAGIYAKVHYGTSLSNVDLLHGTAESLLTLTNLFIVLGLRGALRNLDKAEESSPEAPQDSKEKSSV, from the exons ATgctggccgccaccgccgcctgccgCGCGCCGGCGCGGCCGCTCCCCGCCGCGCGACCCGGCAGCAGCTACCTCCTCGGGAGCGTCCTTCTCCCCAAACGGACAgcgccggcggcgaggaggaggggaCGGAGCGCGGCGGTGCGGTGCGGGCTGCTCCCCGTAGACCCGTGGGCGCCCGGCGTCGACTCCCAGAGCATCGCGTCGCAGCTCTTCGCCGTGTCGCTGTTCCCCTACCTGGGGTTCCTCTACTTCATGACCCGGTCCAAGACGGCGCCCGGGCTCACGCTCTTCGGCTTCTACTTCCTCCTCGCCTTCGTCGGCGCCACCG TACCTGCTGGGATATATG CCAAAGTTCATTACGGGACCTCGCTTTCAAATGTGGATTTGCTGCATGGGACGGCGGAATCGCTTCTCACCCTTACCAATCTATTCATTGTGCTTGGGCTGAGGGGAGCCTTGAGGAACCTGGACAAAGCAGAGGAGAGCAGTCCTGAAGCTCCTCAGGACAGCAAGGAGAAGAGTTCAGTATAG
- the LOC119292918 gene encoding uncharacterized protein LOC119292918 isoform X2, translating to MLAATAACRAPARPLPAARPGSSYLLGSVLLPKRTAPAARRRGRSAAVRCGLLPVDPWAPGVDSQSIASQLFAVSLFPYLGFLYFMTRSKTAPGLTLFGFYFLLAFVGATAKVHYGTSLSNVDLLHGTAESLLTLTNLFIVLGLRGALRNLDKAEESSPEAPQDSKEKSSV from the exons ATgctggccgccaccgccgcctgccgCGCGCCGGCGCGGCCGCTCCCCGCCGCGCGACCCGGCAGCAGCTACCTCCTCGGGAGCGTCCTTCTCCCCAAACGGACAgcgccggcggcgaggaggaggggaCGGAGCGCGGCGGTGCGGTGCGGGCTGCTCCCCGTAGACCCGTGGGCGCCCGGCGTCGACTCCCAGAGCATCGCGTCGCAGCTCTTCGCCGTGTCGCTGTTCCCCTACCTGGGGTTCCTCTACTTCATGACCCGGTCCAAGACGGCGCCCGGGCTCACGCTCTTCGGCTTCTACTTCCTCCTCGCCTTCGTCGGCGCCACCG CCAAAGTTCATTACGGGACCTCGCTTTCAAATGTGGATTTGCTGCATGGGACGGCGGAATCGCTTCTCACCCTTACCAATCTATTCATTGTGCTTGGGCTGAGGGGAGCCTTGAGGAACCTGGACAAAGCAGAGGAGAGCAGTCCTGAAGCTCCTCAGGACAGCAAGGAGAAGAGTTCAGTATAG
- the LOC119292908 gene encoding WRKY transcription factor WRKY24-like, giving the protein MEDTTATLATELDGLLAMARELEERVDGDQGAPGAARELCAELAASVDRAVRLAGSGPRGRNAGGRARVNGQHRGGRKAGAVRAQVRVASMQDLGSLDDGLSWRKYGQKDILGAPYPRAYFRCTHRHSQGCQATKQVQRAAADPLLFDVVYHGAHTCAQATAVLVGTDQQPPASLGQEQQQQQSSPAEASEGMQWPAEPFTPPSFPSSPAGCYTPGNSWCQLAGNYGYAAGGGLGADMDFDELFWNM; this is encoded by the coding sequence ATGGAGGAcacgacggcgacgctggcgacggagCTGGACGGGCTGCTGGCCATGGCGAGGGAGCTGGAGGAGAGGGTGGACGGCGACCAGGGCGCGCCGGGCGCCGCCAGGGAGCTCTGCGCCGAGCTGGCCGCGTCCGTCGACCGTGCCGTGCGCCTCGCTGGGAGCGGCCCGCGCGGACGCAATGCCGGCGGCAGGGCGAGAGTGAACGGCCAGCACAGGGGCGGCAGGAAGGCGGGGGCGGTCAGGGCGCAGGTGCGGGTGGCGTCGATGCAGGACCTGGGGTCGCTCGACGACGGGCTCAGCTGGCGGAAGTACGGCCAGAAGGACATCCTCGGCGCACCGTACCCGCGGGCCTACTTCCGGTGCACGCACCGGCACTCGCAGGGCTGCCAGGCCACCAAGCAGGTGCagcgcgccgccgccgacccgctgCTCTTCGACGTCGTCTACCACGGCGCGCACACCTGCGCCCAGGCCACCGCTGTCCTCGTCGGCACAGATCAGCAGCCGCCTGCTTCCTTGGGCCaggaacagcagcagcaacagagcTCGCCGGCTGAGGCGTCGGAAGGGATGCAGTGGCCGGCAGAGCCCTTCACGCcgccctcgttcccctcctcgccGGCCGGCTGCTACACGCCGGGGAACTCCTGGTGCCAGCTTGCCGGCAACTACGGCTACGCCGCCGGAGGCGGCCTCGGGGCTGACATGGACTTCGACGAGCTGTTCTGGAATATGTAG